The genome window GGAGGAGGAATTATCCCGCTATGATGCAGTGCTACATTTGTCCCCTCCGCTTAAAAAAGATTTTTATCAATCCAACAATGTTCGTACAGAAACATTGGAACAAGCAATGGCATTGGATCAAAAGATTTTGGACTTGTGGGAAAAACACCCCAACCGCTTGGTAGTACCCGGCAAAGACCATTATTTTGAAAAAGCGGAAATCATCAAAAATTTTGTGGAGAGTTTACTTCACTAATTTATATTTAAGGAGTTGTAATAGATATGTGGAATCCATTTAAGAAAAAATCTACCCCTCAGGCCGATACAAAAGATGTCGCAAAAGCAGATAAACCGGCCAAAAAGGAAAGCATTGAGCAGCGTATTGAACGCGAAATAGAATCCTTACCGGGAATGATTAAAAATAAACTCAAAGACCCGCAAATCAAACAGCGTTTTATCGATATCGCTAAACGCATGGAAAAAGATGGCGTGGATTTCAAAAGCATTCGCCAAATGAAGAAATGGATGAAAGAGCATGAGGCTGAACTCAAAGCCGAAAATGCCACCGGTGTACAAAAAGTAGAAACCGTTGTGCATGAAGGGCCGCGCATCGGCCGCAATGATCCTTGCCCGTGTGGCAGCGGCAAAAAGTACAAAAAGTGCTGTGGCGCAGATAAATAAGTTTAAACTAAACCCCCCTGCATTTTGCAGGGGGGTTTGATGATACCTGCTTATCTAGAACACGCTATGAGCAAACTATTATTTATCTTTATAGGTGGGGGAGTTGGGGCAAGCCTGCGATACGCCATATCCCTTCTATTTCTTCATCAACATAAACCTTTGTGGTTGGGAACGCTGACCGCTAATACTGCAGGATGCTTTTTGATTGGTTGTATATATGGCATACTGCTTAGTAAATCCCAATTTCTATCTGATCCTTTAAAATTAGGCTTAACTGTCGGTTTTTTAGGAGGGCTGACCACCTTTTCTACCTTTAGTTGGGAAACATTGACCTTTTTAAAAGAAGCAAAACTGTTGGCCGGCATAGGATATATGCAAGCAAGTTGTTTAGTAGGACTGCTATGTGCGTGGGCGGGCTATCTTGTATCCGGCCGATTTTAATTTCTTTTAGATCTTCTACAAATAATCCTTAATTTGCTGATACACTTTATCAGCTACCATTTCATACCCTTTTGAGTTGGGATGGATTTGGTCACTCATCAGCGCACTTTTGCCAAAAATCCCATCTAAAATTCCTTCCACAAAAACTGCACCTTTTTCTTTAGCCATTTTATGGTAGGCTTTGCTATATTTTTGCATACCATAAAAACCGCCCGTATCCACCACCACAGCCACCGAACCGGCGGCTTGTACACTATCTACCATATCGGACATAGCTTGCAGCGTTTTCTCAAAGGCAACCGCTTGCATAAAATCATTTCCGCCAAACTCAATCAGCACCATATAGGGCTCTAATTCCAACACTTCCTCTATCCGAAAAACCGCATGAACGGCCGTTTCTCCGTTGCGGCCCAAATTAATGACGGGGCGTTCTATTTTCTGGGCAATCAAATCAGGATAACTATGTCCACGCTCGGCTCCGTATCCATATGACAAACTATCCCCGAAAACAACAATACGTTGCCTGTTATTTCCTACATTTTTTATTTCAGGTTTCTTTTTTCCGAGCATATAAAAAAGCCCTATCACACACAGTAAAATTAAAATTATTTTTTTCATGACTCATTGTAGCAAAAGCAAGGACTATCCGTCGCAATATTTAGCAAAATTTTTCCTTTTTTCTCCTTGACTTTTTCGGTTATAAAGATAAAATAAAGGTATGAGTATAAAACTTACCAAAGACATCATTAACGCCTTAGCCGATGCTGCTGTGGCCGTCAAAAAATATTCGTACTCTCCCTACTCTCATTTTAAAGTAGGCGCTGCCGTATTAACCGAAGATGGACAAATTTATGCCGGCACCAATATTGAAAATTCTTCTTATGGATTAACTATCTGTGCCGAACGAAACGCCATTTTTAAAGCCGTCTGTGACGGACATCGCCGTTTTGCTGCCTTAGCCTTATGTACTGACGAAGTAAGCGGAAGCGATTTTGGTACTCCTTGCGGTGCTTGCCGCCAAGTCATGACGGAATTTATGGACCAAGATATGCCTATGCTTATGATTTCTGCTCCTAAAAAAGGAGAAAGAAAAATATTCAAAAAGAAACTAAAAGATTTTATGCCGTATCCTTTTCCAAAACTTTATGAATAATTTTTAAAAACGCGGTCTTACGGACCGAGTTTTTTTGTCAAGATAAGACTTCCTTATTCTCGTGGAAAGTGTTATCATAACCTTTGAGGGACTTTATGAAAAAAATACAATTTAAAGGGCTTCCCGCCATACAGTTGGAAAATGATTTTATTTCACTGACTTTTTTACCGGATTATGCTTGCAAAATGGTCAGTTTTGTCAAAAAAGACACCGGCCGCGAGTTTCTCTTTCAAGCCAAAGAAGATACACTGTCGCTTCCTCCTTATGCGGCCGCTTTTTCAGATTACGATAGCAGCGGCTTTGATGAAGTTTTCCCTTCTATAGATGCCTGCCCGTATCCAGACGGTTCTTACAAAGGGGTTGGTATTCCGGATCACGGAGAAGTGTGGGCCATGAAATGGCAACATTTCGTTCACCCCGATGGCAACGGTATTACCGCTTGGGTAGAAAGCGAACATTTGCCTTACAAACTGATTCGGGAACTGACTTTACATGAAAAAGAAGTCCGCATCCACTATACGGTGGAAAATTTGTCAGAAGATCCCTTTAAATTTATTTGGACCCCACACTGCCTGCTTAACTGTTCCACGCATACAGTATTACTCACCCCAGAAAATCTGAGCGAAGTGATAACGGTGGAACACTCCACGAAAAATTTAGGTGCGTGGGGCACACGCCACAGCTATCCCTTAACCATCAGCACCAATGGAGAAAACATAGATCTCTCTGCCACTCAACCCATGACGGATAATTCCTGTGAAAAGTTCTATTTCACCGCTCCCAACACACGTGGTTGGTGCGGTATTTATCACAGTGACAACGGAGACACCTTAACCTACCATTATGATGCCGACAAA of Elusimicrobiaceae bacterium contains these proteins:
- a CDS encoding SEC-C domain-containing protein; the protein is MWNPFKKKSTPQADTKDVAKADKPAKKESIEQRIEREIESLPGMIKNKLKDPQIKQRFIDIAKRMEKDGVDFKSIRQMKKWMKEHEAELKAENATGVQKVETVVHEGPRIGRNDPCPCGSGKKYKKCCGADK
- the crcB gene encoding fluoride efflux transporter CrcB: MSKLLFIFIGGGVGASLRYAISLLFLHQHKPLWLGTLTANTAGCFLIGCIYGILLSKSQFLSDPLKLGLTVGFLGGLTTFSTFSWETLTFLKEAKLLAGIGYMQASCLVGLLCAWAGYLVSGRF
- the cdd gene encoding cytidine deaminase, encoding MSIKLTKDIINALADAAVAVKKYSYSPYSHFKVGAAVLTEDGQIYAGTNIENSSYGLTICAERNAIFKAVCDGHRRFAALALCTDEVSGSDFGTPCGACRQVMTEFMDQDMPMLMISAPKKGERKIFKKKLKDFMPYPFPKLYE
- a CDS encoding DUF5107 domain-containing protein, yielding MKKIQFKGLPAIQLENDFISLTFLPDYACKMVSFVKKDTGREFLFQAKEDTLSLPPYAAAFSDYDSSGFDEVFPSIDACPYPDGSYKGVGIPDHGEVWAMKWQHFVHPDGNGITAWVESEHLPYKLIRELTLHEKEVRIHYTVENLSEDPFKFIWTPHCLLNCSTHTVLLTPENLSEVITVEHSTKNLGAWGTRHSYPLTISTNGENIDLSATQPMTDNSCEKFYFTAPNTRGWCGIYHSDNGDTLTYHYDADKVPYLGVWKTQGGYRGDYNIALEPCTGIYDDLYVAHKIRRAAICAPKGKYDWNFTMKIGQEQL